From the genome of Ptychodera flava strain L36383 chromosome 20, AS_Pfla_20210202, whole genome shotgun sequence, one region includes:
- the LOC139120393 gene encoding uncharacterized protein has product MLNFPSPHMQARTWRTMSSLQRLSMTMIDLAEFKIYLDQVAEHERERSGSGGRTNFAVDVEGLVSQMQTIQNYVELLSERMEYVLPENTAGRQLALEAISRSNTDWTTWDLAVLRALNRYLHLPQRHFQYMMIAFSTQD; this is encoded by the exons ATGCTGAATTTCCCTTCGCCTCACATGCAAGCGAGAACCTGGCGGACAATGTCG AGCTTGCAGCGTTTATCAATGACCATGATCGACCTAGCAGAATTCAAGATCTACTTGGATCAAGTGGCCGAACACGAACGTGAACGCTCTGGTTCTGGAGGACGAACCAACTTCGCTGTGGACGTTGAAGGACTAGTCTCCCAGATGCAAACCATACAGAACTACGTCGAACTTTTG AGTGAGCGGATGGAATATGTACTGCCCGAAAATACGGCGGGACGTCAGCTTGCACTGGAAGCCATTTCCAGAAGTAATACCGACTGGACAACGTGGGATCTCGCGGTACTTCGGGCGCTCAACCGATATCTGCACCTACCCCAGCGACACTTCCAATATATGATGATTGCTTTTTCCACACAAGACTAA